A segment of the Pseudoalteromonas piscicida genome:
GGTTTCACCGACTAGCACGTTCATTTGATTGATAAAATCGCTGATCTGGCGGGTGGCCGCATTGACCTTGACCGACAGCGCACGAACTTCATCGGCAACCACTGCAAAGCCACGTCCGGCTTCACCTGCTCGAGCTGCTTCAATTGCCGCATTGAGCGCAAGCAAGTTGGTTTGGTCGGAAAACTCTTCAACCATTTTTAGAATGTTGCGAATATTCTCACTATTTTCTTTCAGGCCTGAAACCGTCGATGAAAAGTTACCTAGTAGCGTGGTGATTTGTTTTACTTCAGCGACAAGCTTAGTTAGCGACTGTGATGAACCGCGAACAAAGTGCAAGCTTTCGGTATTGGCCTGATAAACCTGATCGGTATTGTGCACAATACTTTGTAAACTGTGGCTGACCTGATCGGAAGCGGCAATAATCGTGTCACCTTGGCTCAGCTGCTGCTGTCCATACTTTGCGGTACTTTGCATGGAGCTGGTGATATCGCGGTTGCTTTGTGTCGCCGCAGCGGCACTTTCGTATGTTTTTTCCAAAAGGACACTAAGGTGGGTAGTAAAGGTGTTGTACTGCTCGCTTAAATCTCTAAATTCGTCATAAGTGAATTGTGGCAGTTTCGCATCTAAGTTACCGTTTTGGCGATTAACACGCTCCAATGACTCTTTCATCGCTTGTACAGGTCGTACGATTAAAAAGCGCATATAGAAGACGGTAAACACAAACGCGGCAAGGATCACAATAGTGATAAGCCAAAACAGTCCCATACTCGCACCGGAGTGAGCAAGTTCAGAATATAGCCAAACTAAGCTAATAACCTGAAATAGGAGTAAAAAGCCTAAATTGCCAACAATTTTACGAGAAAGGGTATAGAAAAACGTCTGTTCTACAAAATTATAAATGCGCATATATAAACTCATATTGGGCTCATCATTGTGCCACTTTATTTGTCTCAGTATAGATGAGCTAAATGGAATAACAATGCTAAAGCGATCAAGCAGTTACTCAATTGGGGTGGCGTAGGCGCCAATGCCCTGTAAATACATTTTGGTTTGGCATGGAAAGTTGGTGAAAATACCATCCACCCCGAAATCTAGCATCATATCTATGTCTTGCTGTTTATCGACCGTATAAGCAAATACCTTTAATCCGCGAGATTTTGCGTCCAACACATATTCATGATTAATAAAGTTTTTGTCCATATGAATGCTGTAGGCATGGAGCGATTCGGCAAATTGCGCATAATGAATTGGAATAGAAGCGGTTAACGCGCCAATTCTTACCCAAGGTAATTTTTGCTTTAGCCACAATAGTTGATGATGGTCAAAAGAGGAGATGAGTAGCTGCTCTCTGGTGATCACGCCTTGCTGGATATGTTCTTCAATATAGGTAACGAATTTATCTAGGCCAAAGGTATGCTTTAGTTCTAAATTGATATCTGTCTGTTTGCCTATCGTGGCGAACACTTGCTGCAAGGTGGGAATTGATTGCCCTTTACCGGCATCAAGCGTAGCAAGGTAGGCTTGAGTTTGTTCATTAACTCTACCCACGCCGTTGGTGGTTCTGTCTAGCCAAGTGTCGTGGATAATGGCGTAATCATCCGCGCAACTTTGCACATCCAACTCAATACCATCAACGCCAATATGGAGAGCCGCTTCTATTGCAGCAAGTGTATTTTCTGGATAGATGCCACTGGCTCCACGGTGCGCTAAGACTTGAATCATGCTTTTTTCCTTGTAATAGACCAAGTTTCAAAACAGGCTGCACTAACTACCAACAACCCGCCAAGTAATGTTGTAAGTGTCAACGTCTCGTGTAACAGAATATAAGCTAATAGCGTTCCATACAATGGCTGTAAACAAGAAATTAACCCTGCAGTGGTGGCAGATAAATAACGTAGGCTAGAGGCAAACAAGGCGTGTGGAATTGCCGTAAATATTGCTCCTGCAAGCAAGATTAACCAGATGTTTTCTGTGGATACTTGCTGAATTGGCACTTCCACAAATGCTAACAGCATGAGGCATGCAACAAGCGTTTGATAAAGCATTGTGTGTGGGCCGCTATAGTGAGAAAAGAAGCGCTTTTGGAGCAAGTTGCGCAGCGCAAAGAGTGCGCCCGAGAATACGCCGGTAATAATCCCCAAGGTAACTTGGTTGCCAAGGTTCGCTTCTGGCACTAACAGATAGATACCAAATAACACCGCGCTCGCACTGATAAAATCTTTTAGTTGTACACGGCTGCGAGTGAAAAGTGGCTCTAAAAAAACGGTGATCACGGGGTAGGTGAAAAAGGCAATGATCCCAACTGCAATTCCCGCCATTTGCATGCCTGCAAAGTAAGTCACCCAATGGAGTCCCACGATGACACCAAGAACTAAAGCAGTTAGGTAATCTTTTGTGTGTATTAATTTTATCGGCTGCCGTTGTATTTTGAGTAAGAGGAGTAGCACAACGAAAGCAACGGCGGTACGGTAAACGGTGATATCCAGTGCTGAGAGTGAAATTAATTTTGAAAATAATGCTGTTCCACCAAATAATAAAACGGCACTATGAAGCGAGAGTAAAGCGGATTGTTGTGGGCGCATATTGAATATTAGAACTGTTTTTTGGCAGTCTATCATTTAATCGCTTTGAGATGACAAGATTGTTGACACTTGTCACTCAACATTCTGCGTTTAAACGTAAATAATAATAAAAAGAGTGAATCAGAGAAGCTTGTGTCCATTACCACAGAATTTACCCTAGTTGAGAAACGGCGCTCATTTTGGAATGCCGGACCCCTTATATTTTCAACCTTTTATTTTTTCCCATTGATATTTAACTGGGCGCAATTGAGTGTAGCTAATATTGCGTTGCAAGTTGTTGTTTACCTTAGCTTTGTCGTGCTCTATTGGCAGAGTATTACAAAAACGGGCAATGCGTTGGTGATGAATTTAGTGCTGATGGCAGGGCTTTGTGTCGCAGGTAGTTGGGTGACGACCGGGACGAGTTCGTTATTTGGCTTTATTGCTTTTTTCTGCGGTTTTAATTTTCTGCCTCGCTATAAAATCATTGCGATGCTGGTCATCATAGCGTTGGTATTGCTAACGGCTAAATTTATCGCCACCCAGCAAACGGTTTATTTCTTGATGCCAGCTCTGTGTGTGGCATGTGGACTCTTTATTTTTGGTTGGATGTCACACCGAGAGCGAGTACATCAGGAGTTGCAGAGGCAAAGTGAAGAGGAAATTAAGCGATTAGGCGCAGTGGCTGAGCGGGAGCGTATAGCGCGCGACCTACATGATTTACTTGGTCATTCACTCAGCTCGATAGCATTAAAAGCAGAGCTGGCGAGTAAATTTGCTGCTGCAAATGCATTAGAACAAGCGCAATCAGAAGCGCAGCAGGTTGCAGACTTAGCGAGAGAAGCACTAAGCGAAGTGCGCCAAGCCGTCACCGGCTACCATCAGCTAGCGCTTGATGCTCAGCTGCACATTTTGGCATCGAGGCTAAAAGATAAGGGCATTGCCGTAACGCTAGAATTGCAGGCGGTCACTTTAGATAAAGTAAGCGAAGCCTGTTTGTGCTTTTTTGCTAAAGAAATATGCACCAACATTATTCGTCACAGCGACGCGGATAAGGTTTGCTTCAAACTACGACAAACTGACAATAATGTCTTTGTAGAAATTAAAGATAATGGTTCTATAAAGTCCATAAAAGAAGGAAATGGTTTAATGGGGATCCGTACCCGATTGAAAGAATGTGGTGGCCAATTATTTTATCACACCGAACAGGGCGGATACTTTAAGGCGGTATTAGGGGAAGTAGGATGATCAAAGTTTTTATTGTTGAAGATCAAGCATTAGTAAGAGGAGCTATCGCGGCATTATTGAGCTTAGATAGAGAGATAGAAGTGGTTGGCGAGGCTGAAAATGGTCAAGTTGCAAAGGAAAAGTTAGCAAAGTTAACGCCTGATATCGTGCTAACCGATATTGAGATGCCACAAGTCACAGGGCTTGAGCTTACTCAGCACTTACAACAAAAAATGCCAGACACAAAAGTGGTTATCATGACGACCTTTTCTAAAGCGGGTTATATTCGTCGCGCGATCACTTTAGGGGTAAATGGATTTGTATTAAAAGAAGCCCCAAGTGAGTACTTGCTATCAACGCTGAAAAAGGTCATGAATGGATATAAGGTTATTGACCCAGAGCTTGCGTTGTACGCTTTGGAAGATGCTGATCCACTAACCGACAAGGAACGCAAAGCGCTGCGCTTAGCCAGTGAAGGACTAAAAACTGCTGAAATCGCAGGACAGCTATTTTTGAGTGAGGGAACGGTAAGGAATTATTTATCAGATGCTATCGCAAAATTACATGCGACAAACCGGGTAGATGCAGCAAGAATTGCTAAGCAAAAAGGATGGCTGTAACTAGGTGTAATAGCATATATCCAGTTAATACTTCAAAATAATGCTGTGCGGTAATATACTGCACCATTCGCCAAGTAATAATAATGTATTAATTTTGAGTGCAATAATGGATCCTAAATTACTTATTCAAGTTACCGCAATAACGACTGTGATCTGTACAGTTTTTATGGCCGTAAACTGGTTTATTAATAAAGGCCTACCAGGCACTCGAGATTGGCTTATTTTCATTGCGCTCACTGCAATTGGATGTGGCCTGTTGGCCGCCTATACACTTCCCATTACGTTCTCAATTTTTATCCCCAATCTCACTATCGCATTTGGGCTTTTTTATCTGGCTCGTGGTGTTGATGCGTTTTTTAGTGTGAAAAGCAATTACATGCCTTGGTATGTATTAGCCGCATTGGGTATTCCCAGTTTTACTTACTTTTTGTACGTGGATTTTAATTTTATCGCTCGCGTCGGGATCAACTACTTAGTCTGGGCGATGGCGATGATTTACTGCCTGCGAGCGTTAAATAAAGGCCATAAATTATTATCACAACAGTTTAGTGCGGCACATTGGGCGTTTGGCCTATCGTGCTTGAGCTTATTGGCCGTGTTTACTTTTAGAGTAGTCATGTTTGGCGGCTACTCAGTGACAGACAGCCTTGTTTCGGCAAATTGGGTTAATCAGTTTTTTGCTGTCTCTGTGAGCACGATGCCGCTGCTGTTGTGTTTTTCTTTATGTCTGTTATGTAGCAGCCGTCGTGAAAAAGAACTATGCCTGTTAAAAACTGCTGCTGAGCAGTCAGCGCAAGTAAAAGGACAGTTTTTAACGTTATTAAGTCATGAACTGAGAACACCACTAAACGCCATTGTGGGTCACGCAGAATCACTTAAAAAAGTGCCGCGTGAGCCCAATCGCCATGCTCAATTATGCGATGTTATCGTCCACGCCGCGATGTCGATGTCAGACTTAGCCAATCAAGTATTATTGCAAGCGAAAGGGGAATATGCGGCGCAAAATCGCGTGCCTGTCTCGTTTTATAGTCTTTCGCAAGAGTTAGTTCGCCTCTTACAGCCGCTGGCATTGGCTAAAGGGTTGAGTTTGAGGGTCGAGGTTAAAGGCCTGTATCCACAGGACGTTCATGTCGTCGAGCAAGATACATTGTCTTTGGTACTTAGAAATCTGCTCTCGAACGCGATTAAGTACACAGATAAAGGCATTATTACGCTGATCCTTGAAGGTACAAGTCGCGCTGAGGATAAGCAAACTATCCGCTTTGCAATTAAGGATACAGGCAAAGGACTGACTGAAGTACAAATGGAAAAGATCTTCGAACCCTTTGTCACATTAAATACCGAACAATCCATCTCGCAAAGTGCAGGATTTGGGTTGGCGTTATGCAAGCAACTGCTGCAAGGGTTAGACTCTGAGCTTAACGTCGACAGCAAGCTTGGCAATGGCACCGTGTTTAGCTTTGAGTTAGATTGCCAGTGTAGTGATTCACCGTTACAGAGCGCAGAGTTTAATACAGAGAAGCTAGCACTCAATGTGCTTGTTGTTGAAGATAACGCCATGAATATTGATGTGATCAGCACCTATTTAAACGATATGGTGAGTGAGTTTTCTATTGCTAAGTGCCTCGCAGAAGCTGAGGTCGCGCTATTAGAACACAATTTCGATATTATTTTGTTGGACATGCGACTGCCAGATGGAAATGGTCTTGAGTGGTTTAAAGAGGGCTTCAACGAAATTGGCTTTACCTCCAGTGTTAAGGTTATCGCGTTAACGGGTGATGGCGATCCTGAGTTGAAAAGGCGATGCCTCCGAGCTGGCATGCAGGACTGTTTAACTAAGCCTATCATGCCAAGCCGTTTATATGCGGCACTGGAATGTGCGACTGTAAAAACAACGTCTCGCTTGGAATGTAAGACTCTGATTGATCAATCAAGATTTATGGATCTCGCAAACCGTGAAAGTTCAGGCGTGCTGGCGACGAAATTGATGTATTTAGCAGATCGATTTGAGTACGAAATTGCGCAAATTAAAGGGCTCACAGAGTTGAATGTAACTGACTTAGCCGTTGATAAACTTGCCTACATTGAAAACGAAGCACTGGAGCTTGGCATGGTGAATTTTGCCGAGCTTGTTCAAGCAGCAACTGCGCAGCTAAGTTACTCGGAAGAGCAAGTTGATTGGGACGGTCTTGCTATGGTTGCTAGACGCTCAGTTGAGCGTTTATTAGAACTTCATGCCCAAATTGCAACACTGGAGTCGGTATCAAATTCAGTGGTTAATCTATCTGCATAAAAAGATTCATCGATCTTGGCCTAGGTCATTAGGCTATTTTGAGTTAAAATAACAGCATAGCTTATTTAACAAGACAGTAATGCCAAAACAGGATCCCTATCTCGATAGAGAACAGCAAAAATACGACAATCCAGTACCTAGTCGCGAATTTATCTTAGAACACATTAAAAGCGCGGCCAAACCACCTTCTTTCTCTCAATTGTGTAACGATTTAAAAGTGCAAGACGAAGAACGTCAAATTGCGCTTAAACGCCGCTTGCGCGCAATGGAGCGAGACGGTCAACTGCACTTTAATAAATTTAAGTGTTACACCATTCCAAGTGATGATGGTCTAGTTAAAGGCCGCGTTGTTGGACACCGTGACGGCTTTGGCTTTTTAGAAGTGGAAGGCGAACCCAAAGATTGGTTTATCACTAAGTATCAAATGGAGCGCGTGCTGCATGGCGATTGGGTGTTAGCGAAGGCTGGCAGCCGAGGCTCAGGTGGTAAGGTGGAAGCGCGCATTGTGCGGGTACTTGAAAAGGAGCGTGCGCCAGTCGTCGGTCGTTATTTTGTTGAGTTTGGCATGGCAGTTGTGGTGCCAGAAGATCCTCGCATTACTCAAGATATCATCATCGTACCTGGCCAAGAAAATGGTGCTCGCCATAATCAAATGGTGCAGGTAGAGATCACTCAAAGCCCTAGCAAACAAATGAATGCAATGGGTAAAGTACTTGAGGTGCTCGGCGATCATATGGCACCGGGTATGGAAATTGAGGTGGCACTTCGCAATCATGACATTCCTCATGAGTGGCCAAGTGAAGTAGAAGCACAAGTTGCAAATCTTGGTGAGTTTGTTGAAGAGTCAGCCAAACAAGGCCGAGTTGACCTGCGCGATTTACCGTTAGTGACCATTGACGGTGAAGACGCACGTGACTTTGATGATGCCGTATATTGCGAGCGTAAAAAGTCAGGAGGTTGGCGTTTATGGGTTGCTATTGCGGATGTGTCTCATTATGTCGGCAAAGGCACTGCGCTTGACAAAGAAGCGATTGAGCGTGGTAACTCAGTGTATTTTCCTGAGCAAGTTGTGCCAATGCTACCTAAGGTGCTATCGAACGGTTTATGTTCATTGAATCCGAAGGTAGACCGTTTATGTATGGTTGCGGAAATGACCGTGTCCGAAGCGGGTCGTTTGTCTGGCTACCGTTTTTACGAAGCCGTGATGAACTCTCACGCTCGTCTTACTTACACCAAAGTCCATGCGATCTTACAAGGTGACGAAAAGCTCAGAGCCGATTATCAGCCTCTTGTGCCTCATCTAACTGAGCTCCATAACATGTATATGGCGCTGAAGGCTGCAAGGCAGGAGCGTGGCGCGATTGAATTTGAAACCCTAGAAACGCGCTTTGTATTTAATGCTCATCGAAAGATTGATTCTATCGTGCCTGTGGTTCGTAACGACGCCCACAAGCTGATTGAAGAGTGCATGATCTTGGCGAACGTGTCAGCAGCAAAGCTGTTGGAAAAACACGAAGCCCATAGCTTGTACCGTGTTCATGATGAGCCAGATCCTGAAAGATTGAGCCAATTTAGGCAATTCTTGCAAGACTTGGGTATTGAAAGCCAATTACCTAACGATCCGTCGCCAGAGGAATTGACCCAAGCGCTTGAGTCATTGGGAGATCGCCCTGAAAAAGAATTGATCCAAACTATGTTACTGCGCTCAATGAAGCAAGCGGTATATCAGCCAGAAAATATTGGCCACTTTGGTTTGGCATTAAAAGCCTATGCACACTTTACCTCACCTATTCGCCGTTATCCGGATCTGGTGGTACACCGCGCAATCAAAGGCATTTTACAGCAGCAACAACAGCCAGTAAGTGGCGCTTACATCTACAATGAAGATGAAGTGAAACAACTGGGCGAGCAGTGCTCGATGACAGAGCGCCGCGCTGATGACGCCACTCGTGAAGTCGCTGATTGGCTAAAATGTGAATTTATGCAAGATCACGTTGGCGATGAATTTACCGGTGTGATCTCATCGGTCACCAACTTTGGATTATTTGTGAGGTTGGACGACCTGCAGATTGACGGGATGATCCATGTTAGCAATTTAGGGCATGAGTACTTCCACTTTGATGGTGCAAAGCAATGTTTGATTGGCGAGCATAGTCGTACGGTGTTTAGACTCGGCGATAAACTTACTGTTGTGGTTGCTTCAGTTAGCTTGGACGATCGTCGCATCAACTTAGCTTTAGCTGAAGAAGGTCAGCAAGACAGGTATGCAAGGCGTCGAAAATCGCCAAAAAGCACAGCAAGTAGTGTTCGTGAGCAGCTAAAAACGGGTAAAATCCCGGGAGCTAAGCGCCGTGACGGTGAAACGTCTGGTCGCGATAAAGATAATAAAGGCGATGACAAAGCCAAAAAGCGCAAAAGAACGACCCCTAAGGGTGAGCTCAAACAGGCGAAAAAGGCAGGCACGCTGAAGTCGAAGAAAAAATCGACGAGTAAAAAAGCCAAAGCGGCAAAGGGTAAAGCAAAACGCCCAGGTAAAAACGAAAGAAATCGTAGCAAAAAAGCGCAATAGATTATAAAGCGGGAGCTTTAACGTGAGTAACGAATTAATTTTTGGCTTTCATTCAATCGAAGCCATTTTGAATAACGCGCCGGAGCGCTTTTTAGAAATTTATGCACTAAAGGGACGTGAAGATCAGCGTTTAAATCAAGTCGTAAACGATGCCCGTAAGTTTGGTATTTCAGTGCAGTTTATGCAGCGAAAAGCGCTTGATAACAAAGCGAATGGTGAGCAACATCAGGGCATTATTGCCAATGTTAAAGCGGCGCGCGCATACAATGAAAAAGATCTTGATGAGATCATTCAAAGAGAAACCACACCATTTTTCTTGGTACTTGATGGGGTAACGGATCCTCATAACTTAGGTGCATGTCTGCGTAGTGCGGATGCAGCAGGTGTACATGGTGTTATCGTACCAAAGGATAAGTCTGCAAAGCTAAACGGCACTGCAAGAAAAGTAGCGTGTGGCGCTGCAGAAACGGTTCCGCTTATCCAAGTAACCAATCTTGCTCGCACATTGCGTGATATTAAAGAAGCCGGTGTGTGGGTTGTGGGTACTGCAGGTGAAACCGATACAGCTGTTTTTGATGCAAACCTGACTGGGCCTATGGCCATTGTAATGGGCGCTGAAGGTGATGGCATGCGCCGCTTAACTCGAGAGCATTGCGATGAACTGGTTAAGATCCCGATGGTAGGTAGCGTGTCTAGTTTAAATGTATCGGTTGCGACCGGTGTGTGTTTATTTGAAGTGTTAAGGCAGCGCTCAGCACTTTAATCACTTGATAAGTGCCGGCTTTGCGGCGCATCTTCAAAAGTTTTAAGAGCTCGCAAGGTAAACTTGCTCCTGCTCAGGTCTACCTTTGGTAGGAGCCGATTTATTCGGCGAGCTTTTAAAACCCGCAAAGTCAGCATGCCCCACACAGCGCTACCTTTGGTAGGAGCCGATTTACTCGGCGAGCTTTTAAAACCCGCAAAGTCAGCTTACTCCCACACAATTGTACAGGGTATTACCCCATTAAAATCCCTTGCAACTCTCTCAGAGACTCTACGGTATAGGTTGGCTTGATATGGTCGGGGCAGACTTTGCCATCATGCTTTAACCAACAGCTATCAATCCCAAAGCGATTTGCGCCTAAAATGTCACTCGCTGGTGTGTCGCCAACCATTAATACTTTGGATTTATCAGGGTTCCCCAACAGCGCTAACGTATGCGCAAAAATACTCGGATCTGGTTTGGCTTTACCCACCAACTCAGAGATCACCACTTCAGAAAAACGATCCACAAGGCCAGTATGTTCCAATCTTTTTTGCTGAAGCGCGGCAAATCCATTGGTAATAATAGCCAAAGTACATTGGCCTTTCAGGCTGTCGAGCAAGGCTTTAGCCCCTGGTAACGGTTGGCAAATTTCAGCCATCGCTGCCAAGAATCCCGCATTGAGTATTTCAGGCGCGATATCGAGTTTTTCAGCCCAGCGGCTAAAGCGCGTTACCTGAAGTGTTTTTGCGTCAATCTCACCATTTTGATACTGCACCCAAAGTGGCGCATTTAAGCTGTTGTATTCTTCGTAGTCCTCGTCAGTGAACACAACGTCATATTGAGTAAACAGCGTTTGCAATCCAAGTTTGGCATTAAAGCTAAATAAGGTTTCGTCAGCATCAAATAAAATATGTGTGTAGTTCGGCATTATAAATACATCTCAGGGTGATTAAAGGGCGCCATCGCGAGCAATAAGGCTTGCGTGTAGCTACTTTCTCTGGTGGCAAGATGGTTGGTTAGTAAACCTATAGCACCGCCTTGTTGCTTGATATTAGTGGTGTTGAACAGGTCATCCATTACATGCCCTAGCTCTTCACCTTGTTCAAGGCGTGTATAGACCGATGCCGGTAGAGGCAAATTACAACTACGGCCGACACTTGTACGACGGTTATCCGCAATGACGACATAAGCAAAAGTAGCTGCACCGTATTCAAATTTG
Coding sequences within it:
- a CDS encoding methyl-accepting chemotaxis protein; this encodes MRIYNFVEQTFFYTLSRKIVGNLGFLLLFQVISLVWLYSELAHSGASMGLFWLITIVILAAFVFTVFYMRFLIVRPVQAMKESLERVNRQNGNLDAKLPQFTYDEFRDLSEQYNTFTTHLSVLLEKTYESAAAATQSNRDITSSMQSTAKYGQQQLSQGDTIIAASDQVSHSLQSIVHNTDQVYQANTESLHFVRGSSQSLTKLVAEVKQITTLLGNFSSTVSGLKENSENIRNILKMVEEFSDQTNLLALNAAIEAARAGEAGRGFAVVADEVRALSVKVNAATRQISDFINQMNVLVGETNQESEQLISHSSSAEKAISDTSQGFISMSDDFERNQAQLEEIVSAVHQLEETQKHTHQAVQQIVELGQQSKSQIDGALAECQSAQKLTETTQKELTRFVSRR
- a CDS encoding glycerophosphodiester phosphodiesterase, with the protein product MIQVLAHRGASGIYPENTLAAIEAALHIGVDGIELDVQSCADDYAIIHDTWLDRTTNGVGRVNEQTQAYLATLDAGKGQSIPTLQQVFATIGKQTDINLELKHTFGLDKFVTYIEEHIQQGVITREQLLISSFDHHQLLWLKQKLPWVRIGALTASIPIHYAQFAESLHAYSIHMDKNFINHEYVLDAKSRGLKVFAYTVDKQQDIDMMLDFGVDGIFTNFPCQTKMYLQGIGAYATPIE
- a CDS encoding DMT family transporter codes for the protein MRPQQSALLSLHSAVLLFGGTALFSKLISLSALDITVYRTAVAFVVLLLLLKIQRQPIKLIHTKDYLTALVLGVIVGLHWVTYFAGMQMAGIAVGIIAFFTYPVITVFLEPLFTRSRVQLKDFISASAVLFGIYLLVPEANLGNQVTLGIITGVFSGALFALRNLLQKRFFSHYSGPHTMLYQTLVACLMLLAFVEVPIQQVSTENIWLILLAGAIFTAIPHALFASSLRYLSATTAGLISCLQPLYGTLLAYILLHETLTLTTLLGGLLVVSAACFETWSITRKKA
- a CDS encoding sensor histidine kinase, with the protein product MSVANIALQVVVYLSFVVLYWQSITKTGNALVMNLVLMAGLCVAGSWVTTGTSSLFGFIAFFCGFNFLPRYKIIAMLVIIALVLLTAKFIATQQTVYFLMPALCVACGLFIFGWMSHRERVHQELQRQSEEEIKRLGAVAERERIARDLHDLLGHSLSSIALKAELASKFAAANALEQAQSEAQQVADLAREALSEVRQAVTGYHQLALDAQLHILASRLKDKGIAVTLELQAVTLDKVSEACLCFFAKEICTNIIRHSDADKVCFKLRQTDNNVFVEIKDNGSIKSIKEGNGLMGIRTRLKECGGQLFYHTEQGGYFKAVLGEVG
- a CDS encoding response regulator transcription factor, with amino-acid sequence MIKVFIVEDQALVRGAIAALLSLDREIEVVGEAENGQVAKEKLAKLTPDIVLTDIEMPQVTGLELTQHLQQKMPDTKVVIMTTFSKAGYIRRAITLGVNGFVLKEAPSEYLLSTLKKVMNGYKVIDPELALYALEDADPLTDKERKALRLASEGLKTAEIAGQLFLSEGTVRNYLSDAIAKLHATNRVDAARIAKQKGWL
- a CDS encoding ATP-binding protein, translating into MDPKLLIQVTAITTVICTVFMAVNWFINKGLPGTRDWLIFIALTAIGCGLLAAYTLPITFSIFIPNLTIAFGLFYLARGVDAFFSVKSNYMPWYVLAALGIPSFTYFLYVDFNFIARVGINYLVWAMAMIYCLRALNKGHKLLSQQFSAAHWAFGLSCLSLLAVFTFRVVMFGGYSVTDSLVSANWVNQFFAVSVSTMPLLLCFSLCLLCSSRREKELCLLKTAAEQSAQVKGQFLTLLSHELRTPLNAIVGHAESLKKVPREPNRHAQLCDVIVHAAMSMSDLANQVLLQAKGEYAAQNRVPVSFYSLSQELVRLLQPLALAKGLSLRVEVKGLYPQDVHVVEQDTLSLVLRNLLSNAIKYTDKGIITLILEGTSRAEDKQTIRFAIKDTGKGLTEVQMEKIFEPFVTLNTEQSISQSAGFGLALCKQLLQGLDSELNVDSKLGNGTVFSFELDCQCSDSPLQSAEFNTEKLALNVLVVEDNAMNIDVISTYLNDMVSEFSIAKCLAEAEVALLEHNFDIILLDMRLPDGNGLEWFKEGFNEIGFTSSVKVIALTGDGDPELKRRCLRAGMQDCLTKPIMPSRLYAALECATVKTTSRLECKTLIDQSRFMDLANRESSGVLATKLMYLADRFEYEIAQIKGLTELNVTDLAVDKLAYIENEALELGMVNFAELVQAATAQLSYSEEQVDWDGLAMVARRSVERLLELHAQIATLESVSNSVVNLSA
- the rnr gene encoding ribonuclease R, with the protein product MPKQDPYLDREQQKYDNPVPSREFILEHIKSAAKPPSFSQLCNDLKVQDEERQIALKRRLRAMERDGQLHFNKFKCYTIPSDDGLVKGRVVGHRDGFGFLEVEGEPKDWFITKYQMERVLHGDWVLAKAGSRGSGGKVEARIVRVLEKERAPVVGRYFVEFGMAVVVPEDPRITQDIIIVPGQENGARHNQMVQVEITQSPSKQMNAMGKVLEVLGDHMAPGMEIEVALRNHDIPHEWPSEVEAQVANLGEFVEESAKQGRVDLRDLPLVTIDGEDARDFDDAVYCERKKSGGWRLWVAIADVSHYVGKGTALDKEAIERGNSVYFPEQVVPMLPKVLSNGLCSLNPKVDRLCMVAEMTVSEAGRLSGYRFYEAVMNSHARLTYTKVHAILQGDEKLRADYQPLVPHLTELHNMYMALKAARQERGAIEFETLETRFVFNAHRKIDSIVPVVRNDAHKLIEECMILANVSAAKLLEKHEAHSLYRVHDEPDPERLSQFRQFLQDLGIESQLPNDPSPEELTQALESLGDRPEKELIQTMLLRSMKQAVYQPENIGHFGLALKAYAHFTSPIRRYPDLVVHRAIKGILQQQQQPVSGAYIYNEDEVKQLGEQCSMTERRADDATREVADWLKCEFMQDHVGDEFTGVISSVTNFGLFVRLDDLQIDGMIHVSNLGHEYFHFDGAKQCLIGEHSRTVFRLGDKLTVVVASVSLDDRRINLALAEEGQQDRYARRRKSPKSTASSVREQLKTGKIPGAKRRDGETSGRDKDNKGDDKAKKRKRTTPKGELKQAKKAGTLKSKKKSTSKKAKAAKGKAKRPGKNERNRSKKAQ
- the rlmB gene encoding 23S rRNA (guanosine(2251)-2'-O)-methyltransferase RlmB — encoded protein: MSNELIFGFHSIEAILNNAPERFLEIYALKGREDQRLNQVVNDARKFGISVQFMQRKALDNKANGEQHQGIIANVKAARAYNEKDLDEIIQRETTPFFLVLDGVTDPHNLGACLRSADAAGVHGVIVPKDKSAKLNGTARKVACGAAETVPLIQVTNLARTLRDIKEAGVWVVGTAGETDTAVFDANLTGPMAIVMGAEGDGMRRLTREHCDELVKIPMVGSVSSLNVSVATGVCLFEVLRQRSAL
- the yjjG gene encoding pyrimidine 5'-nucleotidase, producing MPNYTHILFDADETLFSFNAKLGLQTLFTQYDVVFTDEDYEEYNSLNAPLWVQYQNGEIDAKTLQVTRFSRWAEKLDIAPEILNAGFLAAMAEICQPLPGAKALLDSLKGQCTLAIITNGFAALQQKRLEHTGLVDRFSEVVISELVGKAKPDPSIFAHTLALLGNPDKSKVLMVGDTPASDILGANRFGIDSCWLKHDGKVCPDHIKPTYTVESLRELQGILMG
- the yjjX gene encoding inosine/xanthosine triphosphatase, whose translation is MDVLTILVGSKNPVKINAAKTIFAQYFPNAKIDCQGISAPSLVADQPLGEQATREGAENRVTYLQQHHQADFYCAMEGGAAKFEYGAATFAYVVIADNRRTSVGRSCNLPLPASVYTRLEQGEELGHVMDDLFNTTNIKQQGGAIGLLTNHLATRESSYTQALLLAMAPFNHPEMYL